The Neorhodopirellula lusitana genome segment TTGTGGGCTTCGTCAACAATGATCAGGTCATAGTCTTCCGCCGCTTTGAGCTTTTCCTGAACGTGTTCGTTTCTGCTGAGCTTGTCGAGACGACAGACAACCAGGTCATTTTCACCGAACCAATTGCCTGTCCGGGCGGCCTCGAAGTTGTCGTTGGTCATGACCTCAAAAGGGACCTGAAACTTCTCAAACATCTCGTCCTGCCACTGCTCGACCAAGCTTCCTGGTGCGACGATCATGCAACGTCGCAGATCGCCTCGAACGATGAGCTCTTTGATTAGCAATCCCGCCATAATCGTTTTCCCTGCACCGGGGTCGTCGGCGAGCAGGAACCGAAGCGGCTGACGAGTCAGCATCTCTTCGTAAACAGCGGCAATCTGATGGGGATACGGTTCGACCAACGACGTGTGGACCGCCAACACCGGATCGAATAGATAGGCGAGTCGAATCCGCAACGCCTCAGAAACAAGTCGCAACATCTCACCATCGCCATTGAAGCTCCAAGGGCGACTGCCCTCAACGATTTCGATCGAGGGTTCACTGTCGCGGTAGAGCAACTCATCTCCAAGAGTACCATCAGCTGCCCGGTATGTTACCTGTAACACATCGCTGCCATGCCACTTGGCATCAATGATCGTGACGGCGGCACCTGACAGGATGCCTTGAACGACAGCGTCTTTCGTAATTTTCTCGAGTCGTGCCATTGTGAAAACATTGAAGTAAAGCAGAGAAATGGCGTTCAAATACGATTCTGGTCGCTTGCGGAGAACCCAAGAAATATAAGCCAGTAACCTAGAAAGGCACGGAGGGAGTAGGTAGTCAGGAAGTTGTCTGGCAATCAGATCCTGCGACATTCAAACAATTCAGGCACGTATTTCAGATAGACTGATCAGAGGACGACGTGCTTGTAGACCGAAGCAAACAGATGGGCTCGCATTTTGTTTTTCGCTACCCACCGGTTCTGTCGAGAACCGTAAGTAACTTCTGGGTTTCCGCCTCCGTCATGAGTTTGCGTAATTCATTCACTGAACCTGCGAACACACACTACCACGGGATTTTCTCACGCAGGTGCAAAATGAAGCGCTTGATCGTAAGGTGTCAGAACGCAGTAAACAAGCAGGCAGGGGGGGAACAATCTTGCGATTAGCGAAGAAGGTCCGACGGCGCGGTACGATATGTGCGACTTGCCTCGATAGAACGCAATATTTGTGCTCCTACGCATCCCATCAGGTGCTCTTACCTCAATCTCAGCACTGAAGCTGAAGGGCAAGAAGGTTGGACTGAGATTGCGGCCTAAAACGCCAAAACGCCCGCGGGGGATTGCTCCTCCGCGGGCGTCAGTGTGGCCGATCGCTCCGCGATCGATTCATTTGAAGAAACGACCACGGAGTGTTCGGCGACTCTACAGTTCGACGGATTCGACTTCGTGGACGAAGCGAGATGCTTCGTTTTCTAGGAACGATGAGACGACGTTGAGCACGGCGTCACTGAAGCCGCCGATGTTCAAAATACTATTGTCGTTTCGCCCCGTGGCAGGTCCAGCAGCTTGACTGGTTCCGTAGGGTTGGATGTCGATGCAGCCTCGCTTTGGATCGGCGATGCTGTGTCCGCGCTGGGTCTTCTTGAACTTCTCCCACTGCGTCATCGTTGAAGTTCGACGAGTGAAGTGTGAAAGGTACCGACTTGCGAAACGCCATTTGAAATCCAACTCTGGTTGTCGCTGACCAGCACGATGCCGGCGAAGGCTTGATGGATCGATCTGCATCACGGATGCAGTCGTCATCAATTCCAGCCGCTGGGAAGGCTAGTTCGACTTCAGGGGACTCGATTTCGGTCCGGGTTCCGAATTCTTGCTGCTCATGGGTGTCTTGTCTTTTGTCAGCATGAATCGGTCGAACTCGAAACCGTCTTCTCGCATCGAAAACATCACGGTGTGCAGTCCGGGTTTATCGATGTCGAGCCAAATTTGACCCAGCACTCCGGTGTGAACCTTCTCCGTACGTTGTCGTGAATCCCACTGCCACTCGCCGTGCTTCCCCGTGAACTGCAGTCGCTGGCCCGATTCTGGCCACGTGCCGTCTAAGCCAACGTGCAGTCCGTTGTCTTCCGATCCTGTGCAACACATTCGCACCCAAACGTAATAGCGTCCGGCTTCCGCAAACTCGATTGGATAGTACAAGACACTGCACTGACCGCCGAGCGGCGCGAAACTGACACCTTGGATCAGCGGGTCGCTATGCGTGACACGCGTGTCGGGAAGCAGTTCCAGGTAAGCTCCGGCCACCGCGCCGGTCGAATGGTTGGGATCGTGATCTGGTTTGATATCCGGCGTCGTGTCCGTGTTGGTCAGGTACCAATTACGGTGATCCTCGTGACTGGTCGCGTCGAAGTCCTCGGCTTCGACGACGACGATCCCATCTACCTGTTGATGGACTCTGGCCGCCTTACTTGGATCGTAGGTGGTCTCGAATACCGGCGCCGATTGGCTCGACGAAGAACCCTTGGTCTTATTCGGGGACTTTGGCTTCACCGATGAATTCAGCGTTGTCCCCGGCGTAACAATGGCGACCGATTGCCAACGTCCGCGAGCGAATGCGAATGCGTCGCCCTCGGGAATCTTGCCGTTGGAGGCCGTGCTAAATTCGACACGAATTAGGTCGCCCGGTTTGAGTGCGATGCGACTGAACCGATGGTCCACCGGTGCATAGTCCTTTTGCGTTGGCGGGTTCTGTGCCTCGCCGACTTTCTTGCCTGAAACGAGCAGCCGATACGACGACTCGCCGTCGGTTTCCGAAAGCGTCGTGAGAACAAGATCGAACGTCCCGGCAGGTCCCTGGTATCGAGATTCTGCCGCGGCGAACTTGTCTTGGAACTTCGCCGCATTGATCGCCAACGCATTTTGCCTTTTGTCCGGATAGGCGGTCACAAACTCACCTGAAACTGCGGGACTGAAATCGGCGAGTGCGGACAGCATAACGCTGCCGTTCGCCTCTTTGTTCGACATCTTGCCGAAGTCAGCGTGCTGTCCGTCGGCATCCTCAAAGGTGACTAACAACTCCGGACCATGGTCCTGGGTCGACGATGCGAACCAGATATCGTTTCCGCCCGGATCGAACGTCAGGATCATCGTGATTTTCCCGTCGCCATCGGCCAATGATTCGGCAAGCGAAGTGACCGGCACCGTGACTGTTTCGCCTTCGTCAACATTGACGGATTGTTGCCCAATGACGGCACCGGGCTTGGGAGCCGTGCGTTTGTGTTTCCCCGCTAGCTCAGACCCAACCCAGTCGGAATTCAAACCGCGATAGACTCGCAGCGTTCCAGCACCGGAGTCTCCGTTTTCCGTCAAACGCAGCTTCACATCCAAGATTTTGGGTGGCAGTGCTTTCAAGTCGAACTTGACAATCGAAACACGGCTTTTGCCATCGATCTTGAGTTGCTTGTTGTGATTCAACGTGTTGCCGTCGATGTAGGCGTCGTCGATTGCAGGCACGGTTCGTGTGACTCGCGATTGAAACGGCTCCACGACGATTGTCACGTTCGATTCCGACTGTTGTTTTCCATCGCTGGCCGTTAGCTTGAAAACATGTGTCCCAGAACCCTGCAAGGTGACGCTGGTTTTGGGTGAGGCTGCATCTTCGATGTCGACCTTACCGGGCCCACTGACTCGGGTCCAAGTGGAAGTCGACTTGGCATCCGGCGTTCTGTCGTGACTGACCTCCCCCTGCAAAGCCACCGTGACCGCGTCGCTCGAGCGTGGCAACATGACGGAGACATCTGCCCCCGCGTTCACGCCCGGTGGGTAGTCTCGATTCGGATCGCCGGGACGCAGAACCGCCAGCCAGTCGCGTCCATCGTCGCTGGGGGGATTGCCGATCGCGACCTTGCCGCCAGCATGGATCGCTTGCGTTGAACCATTCTGCAAAGAGCCACCTGCCC includes the following:
- a CDS encoding DUF5060 domain-containing protein, which translates into the protein MALTFLALAVPVVAAPQRASANVSISGELKTWHKVTLTVDGPQASEVGTPNPFLDYRMQVTFEHPATGLTYNVPGYFAADGDAANSSATSGNKWRAHLAPDHEGEWTYSVSFRKGKSVAISDVADEGTPVDQVDGLKGSFQISKTDKTGRDFRGQGRLNYVGKHHLQFAGSGEFFLKAGVDAPENLLAYKDFDGDFKTDGNKDNLLKDWAPHIQDWKTGDPTWQDGKGKGLIGAINYLASQGLNSFSFLTMNIEGDDRNAFPYTDYDERERIDCSRMDQWETIFDHGTKMGMYLHFKTQEAENVLLLDKGHVGPERKLYYRELIARFAHHLALNWNLGEEVGLGHKVETQDKKDWANYFWTHDPYQHHIVIHNGNSHFDLLGDASALTGFSLQTNRTDFSRVHGRTLEYIRRSVEAGKPWVVACDEPGDASHSLVPDDEDPTRDNARQNALWGNIMAGGAGVEWYFGYKHAHSDLTCQDYRVRQTMWEPCRIALSFFDDQEIPFWNMTGADALVADQDAYCLADPGQLYLVYRKHAGPITIDLSAATGVYEVKWFNPRAGGSLQNGSTQAIHAGGKVAIGNPPSDDGRDWLAVLRPGDPNRDYPPGVNAGADVSVMLPRSSDAVTVALQGEVSHDRTPDAKSTSTWTRVSGPGKVDIEDAASPKTSVTLQGSGTHVFKLTASDGKQQSESNVTIVVEPFQSRVTRTVPAIDDAYIDGNTLNHNKQLKIDGKSRVSIVKFDLKALPPKILDVKLRLTENGDSGAGTLRVYRGLNSDWVGSELAGKHKRTAPKPGAVIGQQSVNVDEGETVTVPVTSLAESLADGDGKITMILTFDPGGNDIWFASSTQDHGPELLVTFEDADGQHADFGKMSNKEANGSVMLSALADFSPAVSGEFVTAYPDKRQNALAINAAKFQDKFAAAESRYQGPAGTFDLVLTTLSETDGESSYRLLVSGKKVGEAQNPPTQKDYAPVDHRFSRIALKPGDLIRVEFSTASNGKIPEGDAFAFARGRWQSVAIVTPGTTLNSSVKPKSPNKTKGSSSSQSAPVFETTYDPSKAARVHQQVDGIVVVEAEDFDATSHEDHRNWYLTNTDTTPDIKPDHDPNHSTGAVAGAYLELLPDTRVTHSDPLIQGVSFAPLGGQCSVLYYPIEFAEAGRYYVWVRMCCTGSEDNGLHVGLDGTWPESGQRLQFTGKHGEWQWDSRQRTEKVHTGVLGQIWLDIDKPGLHTVMFSMREDGFEFDRFMLTKDKTPMSSKNSEPGPKSSPLKSN